The DNA segment ATACATACTGTAGATTATGTAAGACAAACTCTGTTTTATCCCAACAATATCggttgtatcacaaccgttgTGTCAAATGCGATGTACAACATGAGTGTCTTCGGGTGCTTTTTCAAACATCGGCACCAGCAGACTGTGTTGTTGGTGAGTAATGTATAAAATCCCAGCTGAGGCGACCGGGAGAGTTTCCCTGTTAAACCATTACCATTGGTACTGGAAAATCACCTGAACTTGAACTCTAACTTAAAATATTCAGTATTGTAGTTCTGATTAAACTGTTACCAATATTCAGTATTGTAGTTCTGATTAAACTATTACTATTATTCAGTATTGTAGTTCTGATTAAACTATTACCATTATTCAGTATTGTAGTTCTAATTAAACCGTTACCATTATTCAGTATTGTAGTGCTGATTAAACTATTACCATTATTCAGTATTGTAGTGCTGATTAAACTGTTACCATTATTCAGTATTGTAGTTCTGATTAAACCATTACCATTATTCAGTATTGTAGTGCTGATTAAACTATTACCATTATTCAGTATTGTAGTGCTGATTAAATTGTTACCATTATTCAGTATTGTAGTGCTGATTAAACTATTACCATTATTCAGTATTGTAGTTCTGATTAAACCATTACCATTATTCAGTATTGTAGTGCTGATTAAACTGTTACCATTATTCAGTATTGTAGTTCTGATTAAACTATTACCATTATTCAGTATTGTAGTGCTGATTAAACTGTTACCATTATTCAGTATTGTAGTTCTGATTAAACTATTACCATTATTCAGTATTGTAGTGCTGATTAAACTATTACCATTATTCAGTACTATACAGAGTCAGCTATTCCACTGGGTAAAGTATTCCTGAGGTGGAAAGCATGTGGAATGTGAATGTGATGCCGATGAGCATTTGAGATGAAGAGATGCAGTCACCCACTCCCAAAATGTTTCCAAATGTAATGTACAGTAACTGACTCAAGAACTAGACCAGAAACTCAATCAAATCCAAGCTGTGGTATTTATTGGGatcaaaacatttaaatataggcTTTAAAAGCAGACTTACCACAGGAAACAAACCACTATATACAATCTAAATGATAAGTGATATACCGTACAACCAATATTGTCTACATACTATACTGCCCATCCAAATCAGCTAGGAAACAGCCAACATTGTCTACATACTACACTGCCCATCCAAATCAGCTAGGAAACAGCCAACATTGTCTACATACTACACTGCCCATCCAAATCAGCTAGGAAACAGCCAACATTGTCTACATACTACACTGCCCATCCAAATCAGCTAGGAAACAGCCAACATTGTCTACATACTACACTGCCCATCCAAATCAGCTAGGAAACAGCCAACATTGTCTACATACTACACTGCCCATCCAAATCAGCTAGGAAACAGCCAACATTGTCTACATACTACACTGCCCATCCAAATCAGCTAGGAAACAGCCAACATTGTCTACATACTACACTGCCCATCCAAATCAGCTAGGAAACAGCCAACATTGTCTACATACTACACTGCCCATCCAAATCAGCTAGGAAACAGCCAACATTGTCTACATACTACACTGCCCATCCAAATCAGCTAGGAAACAGCCAACATTGTCTACATACTACACTGCCCATCCAAATCAGCTAGGAAACAGCCAACATTGTCTACATACTACACTGCCCATCCAAATCAGCTAGGAAACAGCCAACATTGTCTACATACTACACTGCCCATCCAAATCAGCTAGGAAACAGCCAACATTGTCTACATACTACACTGCCCATCCAAATCAGCTAGGAAACAGCCAACATTGTCTACATACTACACTGCCCATCCAAATCAGCTAGGAAACAGCCAACATTGTCTACATACTACACTGCCCATCCAAATCAGCTAGGAAACAGCCAACATTGTCTACATACTACACTGCCCATCCAAATCAGCTAGGAAACAGCCAACATTGTCTACATACTACACTGCCCATCCAAATCAGCTAGGAAACAGCCAACATTGTCTACATACTACACTGCCCATCCAAATCAGCTAGGAAACAGCCAACATTGTCTACATACTACACTGCCCATCCAAATCAGCTAGGAAACAGCCAACATTGTCTACATACTACACTGCCCATCCAAATCAGCTAGGAAACAGCCAACATTGTCTACATACTACACTGCCCATCCAAATCAGCTAGGAAACAGCCAACATTGTCTACATACTACACTGCCCATCCAAATCAGCTAGGAAACAGCCAACATTGTCTACATACTACACTGCCCATCCAAATCAGCTAGGAAACAGACAACAttgttattttctttctttttactaccATGTGTAGCTGGGTGAACTGCTGAATGTATACAGTAGGGCTGCGTCttaaagggcaccctattccctatatagtgcactacttttgaccagggcccatagtgcactatatggggaatagggtgccatttggggtacATACTAGATTTCCTTCAATACGATGACCTGGGTTATTGACAGCCTGTAAAGGGTCCTGTGCTGATCGGTATTACCGTCAGGTGACTTGGATTTCACAGCGTTGTAACACAATTGGCACACAAAAAAAAACGTGTTTACAATACTGATGTAAATATATTGCTTGCATCCTAAACTTTGATACCTTTAATTAAAAAACTGTAACAGCTAAAAGGTTGACAAAgtcaattataataataaaaaataatatatatatataaaggatACATGTGTGATAAATAACAATTCAGTAAGATATATTTGAATTAAAGAAACGTCACATATCTAAATACGCAACGAAAGGGACAAAGAAATAACACTATCATGAAATCCATCATCACGTTTTCAGAGCTGACTGTTATGAAGGAGAACATACCAAACCGAGTTTGACTTCTTGATGGGAATGTTAAaccatatatatattattataaaaacATATACTGTTTTTACACTATTATGTTGACCCGGACTATGCTGTGTTGGCTCTCACAATCACAAACACTTCTACAGATCTTTGGCTAAAATCCTGACTTGAGATTTGAGAACGTAACTCAAATCCTTGATGCAGATCATGACCCGGGTACATAGGGGGCCACcgtatggggaatagggtgtcattcgcCCATACATACACTTAACCAGAGGGTATACTCTTCTACTAACCAGCTACTACaataatatctacagtatatgACCTCAATGCTCTGGTGATGGGGGTAACGACGACGATGATGGCGATGTGTCTGTGGCAGCGCCGTTCAGGCCTTGTTTGAAGAAGCTGCCCTGCATCTTCAGTCTGTGGTTTCTgcaaacagacacaaacacatagTGTTGGCAAAGGAAGCATGTCATTGGGTGGGCTGTAACTGGTCATGTCATATCTCTTTTCCTGGTTAGTCACATGGTCAGGAAGAACTCCCTAACCATACTGAAACCAACCAATGGAAATAAGATACTTCTTTGTGTTATCCTATAATATTTTATGTTATACTTGATTATTTATTATGAGTGAATTGCCATTGCATTGGTTTGTGGCTGTATATTTTCTTTATCTTGTGTAATAAATTAAATCAACCAAGTCAGTGTCACCGAGTCTCTCACCTCTCATGCGTCCTGCTGTTCTGATCCTCTTTAGACTTGGTGAAGGTCACAGGGTCACCTCCTTGGACCAGGTGAGCAAACTTCCCGTCACTTTCTGCTCTGAAAATCACCCTGCAGGAGAAGCAAGTCACAATCACCATCATACACACAAAAATCCCTCCATTCATCTCAACTCAAGAAAATCAGCGTGGATTGTTGACTAGAGTAGAGTAAAGTAtagcagagtacagtagagtagagtacagtagagtacagtacagtagagtacagtagattagagtagagtagagtagagtagagtagagtacagtagagtacagtacagtacagtacagtagagtataataAAGTACAGtcgagtacagtagagtacagtagagtagagtaaagtatagcagagtacagtacagtacagtacagtagagtacagtacagtacagtacagtaaaatatagtagagtacagtagagtacagtacagtaaaatatagtagagtacagtagagtagagtacagtacagttcagtagagtagagtagagtacagtatagcagagtagagtagagcggAGTAGAGTCAAATAAACTTTTCAgcccactctactctactgtactctactctactgtattctactgtactctactagaGTTAAGTCAATCCAAGTAGGTCCCTAAGGTAAATTCATATACAAGAGATAGATATGTTAGACTGCAGTAGACAGATAAAAGTAGATGCTGACTTGGACTGGGTCTCTCCCGTTTTGACTCTAATCCTGCGGACCATGAACTCGTTTGAGTTGAAGAAAGAGAAGTATGAGTCACTGTCCCACTGCAGCGTGACTCTCAGCAGCTCTCCCAGGTCTACGTCAGTGGTCAGTAGGAAGGACACAGTGGTGTTGGTGGTCACGTTGGACCTGTGTTGGGGGGTTAGCATAGTTAGGTAAACGCATACGAAATAAAACAGAACTTTTAACGGGGTGCTGGGCCAGAAATAATTATTTGTTTTGCTCTATCATAAATCAGCAGTGCATGGGAATTATGCACAACTTCACTGTTACCATTTCAATAAACAATGGACAGTAACGCTGAAGTAACCTAACGTAAATCGACtgtaaaactaaacagaaaattaacaacaaaaaatacataacCTTAGTACTAAATTGTAAGAAGTTGAATGTTTAGCAGAGCTGCTTACAGAATGAGTTGGACGTCCTCCTTCTCTCCGTGGGTTCCATAAAGAGACACGATGAAGGGCTGCTCGTTCAGACTCAGCTTCTGCTGGTTGAAGACATGGAACTTTATCTGGTAGTGGAAGACTGAGGGTGGAGAACAGAACAGATTGTTTACACATCataaacaagaagaagaagaagaaggagaaagaggaggagaataaGAAGGAGGAGAATCTAGATGCTACAATACGGAACTTTGACGAGCTTTCTCAGTTTGATCCGCGTTGTTTAGGAACACACCGCCCAGCTATCAATCAGCTGTTTAACAGATTAACCAACCCACCTTTGAAGGGCATACTGGCGCCGGTCTTCAGGTACATCTTGGCGCTCCTGGTGGTGCGTATCTTGTTGACACCAAAGCCCATGTTGTTGCAGCGGTTCTTACGGCAACTGAGACATAGGCCCCTGTCGAAAGCGTCTTTGGAGTTGCAGCGGTAGGCCATGCTTTGCTGCTGTTTGTTCACCAGCGAGTCGATGAACAGGTGCACAGAGCGCTCATGGGCGCACTTCAGGATCTGATCCAAGTCTGGttcaataaaataacaaaataaaggCAGGGTATGGCACAGCAGAGGAATAGTTATGAGTGATGTGTGTTGGACATTATGTTCACCTTCGGAACACCAATGCAGAGCGAGTGTCCTCTTACTACTAAATGCCACACTGTACTGTTGTGTTGAACTACAAACTAAAGAACATCAGCGTTACCCAATCCATTCCTCTCGGACTCCCGGCTGTTTTGAACATTCTGTTCCGTTCCAGCATTAGTATGTTTCATTCAACACGTAAAGTCTTGATGAAGAGTTGGATAGAATCAGATGTTGTAATGCTGAAATACAACGTAAATGTGCAACAGGCACGTATGAAggtcaatgaaaaacagattGGGAAACAATGATGTTatcttgtgtgtgtttttttttgtcctACACTTGTGTAatgataaaacaaacaaaatcacTACAGTGTGAATCCAGGGTTGGTCGAGGACGAGGCTACTTAGATACCAGGTAGAGAAATCCAATAATTATATATGGAATTCTATGACTGTAGATATAGTTCTATCAAACTATAATGTAAATGTTTGTGGGATTTGGAGTTAAGCCTGGGTCTACTTACTGTAGATGCCTGGTTCTACAGAGCCCTAcggtggaggtgtcataatacccataaaacctagcggtcaaacagggaaatggttccaattgttttacCTCCATttatttttcccatagggaattttagaaacacttaaaataagggctgtgtttcatgtaggcttaccctggcatgacgttttgataaatctttctcggacaaggtgacttttatcaatatatttggctctatttactctcagattcgaaatTGCTAATTatcatcaaagtagacatcatgccagactacaaatccctgccagttcctgcacgtcatctctagctgacatctTTCCTTAACaagtattgtgtcaatttaaaacttgcacaagacagttcacagaattgtaaaTGTAATTGTAAATTCATTACtgcatttagctaacattagatagttaatcaagagattcttacctttgccttgatTCAGCAGTCTCATCCTGATCATCATGGCATTtctagttctttatgatagccacattagcagctaattagcctTTCATTTTGgaggtaaatacaggcaaatgataaatgtcaccttgtcctagagagacttacacggttatcaaaatgtcacgcccTATGGgaaaaatcccctatgggaaaaatgaatggtggagaAATGATTgaaaccatttccttgtttgaccgctctctgctgccctatatacatagacatgggatcactggtcactttaataatggaacactagtcattttaataatgtttacatactgctttactcatttcatatacatgtatatgctgtattctattctactgtaatttagtcaatgccactccgacattgctcatcctaatatttatatatttgttaattccattctttaacttttagatttgtgtgtattgttgtgaattgttagatattactgcactgttggagctaggaacacaagcattttgttacacccacaataacatctgataaatatgtgtatgtgaccaataacatctgataaatatgtgtatgaggCCAACCTTTTttatgttgatttgatttgatattttatgggtattatgactcatactgtggtactctattaaACTACAGTGTGAGGGTTTGTGGGAGTTGGAGTTAAGCCTGTGTCTTCTCACTGTAGATCCCTAGTTCTATTGAACTACAGTGTGAGGGTTTGTGGGAGTTGGAGTTAAGCCTGTGTCTTCTCACTGTAGATCCCTAGTTCTATTGAACTACAGTGCGAGGGTTTGTGGGAGTTGGAGTTAAGCCTGTGTCTTCTCACTGTAGATCCCTAGTTCTATTGAACTACAGTGTGAGGGTTTGTGGGAGTTGGAGTGAAGCCTGGGTCTACTCACTGTGGAGGCCAAAGCTTCTCATCATGTCTACGGTGTACCGGAAGGAGCAGCCTGGCTGAGCGGTTCCTCCATTGGGGTAGATGTCCACGTGGCCCACGGGTCTCTGAATACCGATACTGAGATCTGGAGAACCCCTGGTGTTGGTGTGGAGGACGTCCACAAATGTTGCATCGTCAGGAGACAGGCGGTTTCGGTACTCAGCGTATTCGAAGCGAGGCCCAGCCGGATCCATGCCTGACAGAGAGAgcaggacagggagagggacatTAGAGAACTAGTATCTTACAGTAACTTTCAGTGGTAGAACTTCTATAATCTGCTCTGTTGTTAATAGTTACTAACTACTGCATATATTCAGAACACTGTCAGCCTGCTGTTGTGGTGTCAGCCTGCTGTTGTGGTGTAGCCTGCTGTTGTGGTGTCAGTCTGCTGTTGTGGTGTCAGCCTGCTGTTATGGTGTCAGCCTGCTGTTGTGGTGTCAGCCTGCTGTTGTGGTGTCAGCCTGCTGTTATGGTGTCAGTCTGCTGTTGTGGTGTCAGCCTGCTGTTGTGGTGTAGCCTGCTGTTATGGTGTCAGCCTGCTGTTGTGGTGTCAGCCTGCTGTTGTGGTGTCAGCCTGCTGTTATGGTGTCAGTCTGCTGTTGTGGTGTCAGCCTGCTGTTGTGGTGTCAGCCTGCTGTTGTGGTGTCAGCCTGCTGTTGTGGTGTCAGCCTGCTGTTATGGTGTCAGTCTGCTGTTGTGGTGTCAGTCTGCTGTTGGGGTGTCAGTCTGCTGTTGTGGTGTCAGCCTGCTGTTGTGGTGTCAGCCTGCCATGATGTATTAGAACACATGGTTCAAGGTACAAGCCTTTTGAGTCTTATACAGCAGTCTTTTGGGGTGTTATAAATAGTCATTTCAGGGGGTTATAAATAGTCATTTCAGGGGGTTATAAATAGTAATTTCAGGGGTTATAAATAGTCATTTCAGGGGTTATAAATAGTCATTTCAGGAGGGTTATAAATAGTCATTTCAGGGGGTATAAATAGTCATTTTGGGTGTTATAAATAGTCATTTCAGGGGTTATAAATAGTAATTTCAGGGGTTATAAATAGTCATTTCAGGAGGGTTATAAATAGTCATTTCAGGGGGTATAAATAGTCATTTTGGGTGTTATATATAGTCATTTCAGGGGGGTTATAAATAGTCCTTTTGGGTGTTATAAATAGTCTCACTCACTCTAAATAGAAGACGGGAGGGGCAATGAGTTGGGTGTTTACTTAAGCAGTGATTGGCTGACCAAAGTGGAGTGACTGCAAATTGATAGGCAACAACCATTATAACTGCTATAGGGGTGCAACGTAAATACCCAAAATAATTAAGGGCATACTTGTATATCTTAGGTTTGGAACAGAGCCTAATGACACAGCAGTGATTAGGTTGattgacagatggacagacaccATCTGTCAATACGAGGGCTGGGTCCTACCCAGAGCCATATACTtctctgttatatatatatttttttgtcctACCCACCAGTGACATTACTCTGTTATCTGGCTCTGGTCTGGTCCTACCCACCAGTGATATTACTCTGTTATCTGGCTCTGGTCTGGTCCTACCCACCAGTGACATTACTCTGTTATCTGGCTCTGGTCTGGTCCTACCCACCAGTGATATTACTCTGTTATCTGGCTCTGGTCTGGTCCTACCCACCAGTTATATTACTCTGTTATCTGGCTCTGGTCTGGTCCTACCCACCAGTTATATTACTCTGTTATCTGGCTCTGGTCTGGTCCTACCCACCAGTTATTTTACTCTGTTATCTGGCTCTGGTCTGGTCCTACCCACCAGTGATATTACTCTGTTATCCGGCTCTGGTCTGGTCCTACCCACCAGTGATATTACTCTGTTATCTGGCTCTGGTCTGGTCCTACCCACCACTTATATTACTCTGTTATCTGGCTCTGGTCTGGTCCTACCCACCAGTGACATTACTCTGTTATCTGGCTCTGGTCTGGTCCTACCCACCAGTTATATTACTCTGTTATCTGGCTCTGGTCTGGTCCTATCCACCAGTGATATTACTCTGTTATCCTCTGGTCTGGTCCTACCCACCAGCGGGTTCCTGAGTAGCAGAGTTGAGGTGGATTGAGAGATGGTTATATGTCTCTATTGGTCCTACAGAAACCTGCTCCTACAGGCACCATACGAGGGATGAGAGCATCTAAGTCCTACCCACCAGTGATATTTCTCTGTTATCTGGCTCTGGTCTGGTCCTACCCACCAGTGATATTACTCTGTTATCTGGCTCTGGTCTGGTCCTACCCACCAGTGATATTACTCTGTTATCTGGCTCTGGTCTGGTCCTACCCACCAGTGATcctgttgatcttgttgttggtCAGGTTTCCAGCTACGCCAGCCACATGTGCTCCCAGGCTGTAGCCCAGCAGGTGGATGTTCTTCAGGTCATACTTCAGATCCACCTGAGGGGAGGTATCATTTACTTCtaacagatgattggtgcatTTCAGATCCACATAAATAACTGCACAGTAAGAGAACACATGGATTATGGTTCTGGAATTATCAGAGTGGTAGAACAGTCGACTATCACATCAAACTGCATCGATCTCCATtgctaattctctctctctcgctctctcgtaacccccctctctctctcacccctctctctctctctctcgtcaccccccctctctctctcaccccctctctcgtcaccccccccccctttctctctcaccccctctctctctctctcgtcaccccccctctctctctcaccccctctctctctctcacccccgctctcgttctctctctctcccgctttctttctctctctctcaccccccctctctctctcaccctctctctctctcgtcacccccgcctctctctctcaccccctctctctctcgccaccccccccctctctctctctcaccccctctctttcgtcacccccccctctctctctctctctctctcaccccctctttcgttctctctctctcccgctttctttctctctctccttgcttATGCAAATATACAGATCAGGCAAATAAAGCAATTTGAGGAAGGAAAAATCTTAATGTATCATCCGGTTACAtgataactttcctgcaatgcaagaAATGTAGAACATGTAGTGCACTTGAGGTTCGAAAAGGATTCTGAAGATTGTAATTTCTACGTAGAAATTTCAGATTatattttcccttatgaaaaaagtatcaac comes from the Salmo trutta chromosome 21, fSalTru1.1, whole genome shotgun sequence genome and includes:
- the LOC115157543 gene encoding lipoprotein lipase translates to MGKEITWLIIIGICIKSSCESLFNTETPALSNGKDWILDYTDIETKFSVRSVEEPEEDLCYLVPGKKDTVTQCGFNISLPTFAIIHGWSVAGLFESWIHKLVAALFERVPNANVIVVDWLDRAQHHYPNSAANTKLVGEDVARLINWLEVDLKYDLKNIHLLGYSLGAHVAGVAGNLTNNKINRITGMDPAGPRFEYAEYRNRLSPDDATFVDVLHTNTRGSPDLSIGIQRPVGHVDIYPNGGTAQPGCSFRYTVDMMRSFGLHNLDQILKCAHERSVHLFIDSLVNKQQQSMAYRCNSKDAFDRGLCLSCRKNRCNNMGFGVNKIRTTRSAKMYLKTGASMPFKVFHYQIKFHVFNQQKLSLNEQPFIVSLYGTHGEKEDVQLILSNVTTNTTVSFLLTTDVDLGELLRVTLQWDSDSYFSFFNSNEFMVRRIRVKTGETQSKVIFRAESDGKFAHLVQGGDPVTFTKSKEDQNSRTHERNHRLKMQGSFFKQGLNGAATDTSPSSSSLPPSPEH